The Schizosaccharomyces pombe strain 972h- genome assembly, chromosome: I genome contains a region encoding:
- a CDS encoding 1-aminocyclopropane-1-carboxylate deaminase yields MGLEQFKKYPLTFGPTPITSMKRLSKTLGGKVEIFAKREDCNSGLAFGGNKIRKLEYLIPEAIDGGYDTLVSIGGIQSNQTRQVAAVAAHLGLDCVLIQEDWVDYKDTMYDRVGNIELSRIVNADVRLDSSKFDIGIRPSFKNALEELTKKGKKPFPIPAGCSEHPYGGLGFVGCVEEIYEQEKQLGFKFDKIVVCTVTGSSFAGIIVGMALTGRQKDVIGIDASATPEKTKAQVLRIAQNTAKLIGLEKELTESDVNIDTRFAHPAYGIPNEGTIEAIKLCGATEGVLTDPVYEGKSMQGLIHLVRNNEIAEGSKVLYIHLGGAPALSAYSAYFKNT; encoded by the exons ATGGGTTTAGAACAGTTTAAGAAATATCCCTTGACCTTTGGTCCCACTCCTATCACCTCTATGAAGAGACTATCTAAAACATTGGGTGgaaaagttgaaattttCGCAAAGCGTGAGGATTGCAATTCAGGTCTCGCATTTGGTGGTAACAAAATTAGAAAGTTGGAATATTTAATCCCTGAAGCAATCGATGGTGGCTATGATACATTAGTCTCTATTGGTGGTATACAGTCTAATCAAACTAGGCAAGTCGCAGCTGTTGCTGCTCATTTGGGCTTGGACTGCGTATTGATTCAAGAAGACTGGGTCGACTATAAAGACACTATGTATGACAGAGTCGGAAACATTGAACTTTCCCGAATTGTCAACGCTGACGTTAGATTGGACAGCTCTAAGTTTGACATTGGCATTCGACcatcatttaaaaatgctcTTGAAGAGCTTACAAAGAAGGGCAAGAAGCCTTTCCCAATCCCCGCCGGTTGCTCGGAACATCCCTATGGTGGTCTAGGATTCGTAGGTTGCGTAGAGGAAATTTATGAGCAAGAAAAACAACTTGGATTCAAGTTTGACAAGATAGTTGTCTGTACCGTAACTGGTTCTTCATTTGCTGGTATTATCGTTGGTATGGCATTGACCGGAAGACAGAAAGATGTTATTGGAATTGACGCTTCTGCCACTCCTGAAAAAACCAAGGCACAGGTTTTAAGGATTGCACAAAACACTGCCAAACTTATTGGATTAGAAAAGGAATTGACTGAGAGCGATGTCAATATTGACACAAGATTTGCTCATCCCGCTTATGGAATTCCAAATGAAGGCACCATAGAAGCTATCAAGTTATGTGGTGCTACGGAAGGTGTCTTGACTGATCCAGTTTATGAAGGCAAGTCTATGCAAGGTCTTATTCATCTTGTGAGAAATAACGAAATTGCTGAAGGTTCTAAAGTTCTTTACATCCATTTAGGAGGTGCACCTGCCTTGTCAGCCTATAGTGCATATTTTAA AAATACCTAA
- a CDS encoding transporter — MSSDNLDISMEKKYSADVDVEKAPTPEYGEVETAPLSQSSWIYRRPRIGRFKSLAYGSALTQTIIVSWVCFLCPGMFNALSGLGGGGEVNADVANDANVALYSTFAGLGFFAGSICNLIGVKLTLAIGGTGYSVYTASLLCYKHVYNRGFVIFGGCYLGLTAGMLWAAQGAVIMSYPREENKARYIAIFWGIFNLGAVIGSIVPLAQTMHSSVNSVGDGTYAGFIVLMAVGSALALFMVSPEKTVKEDGKFVHIEKSMGWKKELLGLVQTLYKEYWVLLLFPMFFSSNWFTTYQFNDFNLAYFNIRTRSLNNLLYWFAQIMGSAVAALFLDWQRFNRVIRARVGWGLVFVLICVIWGGGLAFQLKYTRKSVAESDFVVTDFTHRGYTGYAFLYIFYGMLDAIFQSYAYWIIGSLSNDTNKLAVYMGFYKSLQSAGAAITYRMDTLNIPYMNYFASCWALLCGSLIVASPVIWKKIKLTTEGIEDEIPPLANGLAVDGPVVPLKE; from the coding sequence ATGAGCTCCGATAATTTGGATATTAGTATGGAAAAGAAGTACTCAGCAGATGTTGACGTTGAAAAGGCGCCAACACCAGAATACGGAGAAGTCGAGACTGCCCCATTAAGTCAATCATCATGGATTTATCGACGACCAAGGATAGGTCGCTTCAAAAGTTTAGCATATGGTAGTGCTTTAACTCAAACCATTATTGTATCGTGGGTGTGTTTCTTGTGTCCGGGAATGTTTAACGCCTTAAGTGGTCTTGGAGGTGGTGGTGAAGTAAATGCTGATGTAGCAAACGACGCCAATGTCGCTTTGTATAGTACCTTCGCCGGTCTCGGTTTCTTTGCTGGTTCTATTTGCAACTTAATTGGCGTGAAGCTTACGCTTGCAATAGGTGGTACTGGATATTCTGTATATACCGCTTCTCTACTTTGTTATAAACACGTTTACAACCGGGGTTTTGTCATTTTCGGTGGTTGCTATTTAGGTCTCACCGCTGGAATGCTGTGGGCTGCTCAAGGAGCGGTTATCATGTCATACCCTCGTGAAGAAAATAAGGCTCGCTATATAGCTATTTTCTGGGGAATTTTTAACCTGGGCGCCGTCATCGGAAGTATCGTTCCTCTTGCTCAAACAATGCATTCATCAGTAAATTCTGTTGGAGACGGCACCTACGCTGGTTTTATTGTTCTAATGGCTGTGGGCAGTGCCCTTGCATTGTTTATGGTTAGCCCAGAAAAAACTGTCAAAGAAGATGGAAAGTTTGTCCATATTGAGAAGAGTATGGGATGGAAGAAAGAATTACTCGGCTTAGTTCAAACTCTATATAAAGAATACTGGGTTCTACTCCTTTTTCCTAtgttcttttcttcaaactGGTTTACCACATATCAATTTAACGACTTTAATCTTGCATACTTTAATATTCGTACGCGTTCGTTGAATAACTTGTTGTACTGGTTCGCCCAGATCATGGGTTCTGCCGTAGCAGCACTTTTTTTGGATTGGCAAAGATTTAACAGAGTTATCCGTGCTAGGGTTGGATGGGGTTTGGTCTTCGTATTAATCTGTGTAATTTGGGGTGGTGGTTTAGCATTCCAATTGAAGTATACCAGAAAATCAGTGGCTGAGTCTGATTTTGTGGTTACAGATTTTACGCATCGTGGATATACTGGTTATGCATTTTTATACATATTTTACGGAATGCTTGATGCTATATTCCAGAGTTATGCTTATTGGATTATCGGAAGTCTTAGTAACGATACCAATAAATTGGCGGTATATATGGGATTCTATAAGTCATTACAATCAGCTGGTGCCGCAATCACTTATCGGATGGATACCCTTAATATTCCTTACATGAATTATTTTGCTAGTTGCTGGGCATTGCTATGTGGTTCTTTAATTGTTGCTTCACCAGTTATTTGGAAGAAGATCAAACTTACTACAGAAGGTATAGAAGATGAAATCCCTCCTCTTGCCAATGGACTTGCCGTTGATGGTCCTGTAGTAccattaaaagaataa
- a CDS encoding 3-oxoacyl-[acyl-carrier-protein]reductase, which yields MTVEGRVVLITGAAGGIGKVLCKMFTELGDRVAGIDIVDPSKVQDAALALQADVSKADQIETAIEKVIQTLGPIDVLINNAGLADDTPFEQLSHESWDHDVSLVLRGNYLTQRYVIPHMAKQGKGGSIVNIGSVNGHIYLGSPAYSAAKAGLENLTKALAVRYGPLGIRVNVCAPGTIWSPAWDERFKKHPDVGDRMKRWYPVGRLGTPEDVARAVIFLADSKNSFITGTTLYVDGGLLAGNPCLIQDIYSENNNFVF from the coding sequence ATGACTGTTGAAGGACGAGTAGTTTTGATTACTGGAGCTGCGGGCGGCATTGGCAAAGTCTTGTGTAAAATGTTTACCGAGTTAGGAGATCGTGTAGCAGGAATCGACATTGTAGATCCTTCGAAAGTTCAAGATGCTGCACTTGCTTTGCAAGCAGATGTCAGCAAAGCAGACCAAATAGAGACTGCGATCGAGAAGGTCATTCAGACCCTTGGTCCAATTGATGTACTCATTAATAACGCTGGTCTAGCAGATGATACTCCTTTTGAGCAATTGTCTCATGAATCTTGGGATCATGATGTTAGCTTAGTGCTCAGAGGTAATTATCTTACTCAACGTTATGTTATTCCTCATATGGCCAAGCAAGGTAAAGGAGGTAGTATTGTCAATATCGGATCTGTTAACGGCCACATTTATCTTGGATCTCCTGCTTACAGTGCTGCTAAAGCTGGTTTGGAAAACCTCACCAAAGCATTGGCTGTTCGATATGGGCCTTTAGGAATCCGCGTTAACGTATGTGCTCCCGGAACAATCTGGAGTCCAGCATGGGATGAGCGTTTTAAGAAGCATCCAGACGTTGGTGACAGAATGAAAAGATGGTATCCTGTAGGAAGGTTAGGAACACCGGAGGATGTAGCTCGCGCAGTAATTTTTCTGGCCGATTCCAAAAACTCATTCATCACCGGTACTACCCTATACGTTGATGGAGGCTTACTTGCTGGTAACCCTTGTTTAATCCAAGACATTTACTCTGAAAACAACAATTTtgtcttttaa
- the atd2 gene encoding aldehyde dehydrogenase — protein sequence MSEDLFVSINFPNGKSVKQPIGLYINGEWHKSAETWETVDPSIEEVIAKVYLAGEKEIDYAVKSAKEAFKTWKKVPGSEKGELLMKLAELTEKHADTLAAIEAMDSGKPLVSNARGDVDGTIALLRYCAGWADKIYGQVIPTGPEKLAYAKRTPIGVCGQIVPWNYPLNMAGWKIAPALAAGNCIIIKSAETTPLSLLYFATLVEEAGFPKGVVNIISGLGTVAGSYMAKHPGIDKIAFTGSTKVGVIVQQLAASNLKAVTLECGGKSPFLVFEDADLDQAVKWAALGIMYNSGQICTSNSRIYVQDSVYDKFIELFKKHVIQDYIVGMPFDDNTVVGPVVNKTQYNRIKNYIEQGKKEGAKLVLGDEPLPLKQGYFISPTIFADCSENMTIVKEEIFGPVVAISKFKTEDEAIEKANNTTYGLAAMCFTKDLERAHRVSDELEAGMVFINSTENSDIQAPFGGIKMSGIGNELGSNGIEMYTQIKAVHINFNNKL from the coding sequence ATGTCAGAAGATTTATTTGTCTCCATTAATTTCCCTAACGGAAAATCTGTCAAACAACCTATAGGGCTGTATATTAATGGAGAGTGGCACAAATCAGCTGAAACATGGGAGACCGTTGACCCTTCCATTGAGGAGGTCATTGCAAAAGTATATCTTGCTGGtgagaaagaaattgaCTATGCGGTGAAATCTGCTAAGGAAGCCTTTAAAACTTGGAAAAAGGTTCCTGGATCTGAAAAGGGTGAACTACTAATGAAGCTAGCCGAGTTAACTGAAAAGCATGCGGATACTTTAGCTGCTATTGAAGCTATGGACTCAGGAAAACCACTTGTTTCAAATGCTCGCGGAGATGTCGATGGAACGATTGCTCTTTTACGTTATTGTGCCGGTTGGGCTGATAAAATATATGGTCAAGTCATACCTACTGGACCTGAAAAGTTAGCTTATGCGAAAAGGACTCCAATTGGTGTATGTGGTCAGATAGTCCCATGGAATTATCCATTGAATATGGCCGGATGGAAAATTGCACCTGCGCTTGCTGCCGGAAATTGTATAATCATTAAATCTGCTGAGACAACACCACTATCACTGCTTTACTTTGCAACTTTAGTTGAAGAAGCAGGATTTCCTAAAGGTGTCGTGAATATCATAAGTGGTCTCGGTACAGTTGCAGGTTCATATATGGCCAAACACCCTGgaattgataaaattgctTTCACAGGTTCTACTAAAGTCGGAGTTATTGTTCAACAATTAGCAGcctcaaatttaaaagcagTGACTCTAGAATGCGGCGGGAAATCTCcctttttggtttttgaGGATGCCGATTTAGATCAAGCTGTAAAGTGGGCAGCCCTTGGAATTATGTATAACAGCGGTCAGATTTGTACTTCTAATTCAAGGATTTACGTTCAAGATTCTGTTTACGATAAATTCATCGAGCTGTTTAAAAAGCACGTCATTCAAGATTATATTGTTGGCATGCCTTTTGACGATAATACTGTTGTTGGACCGGTTGTTAACAAAACTCAATATAACCGTATAAAGAATTACATAGAGCAAGGTAAAAAAGAGGGCGCAAAGCTTGTCCTTGGTGATGAGCCTTTACCTTTAAAGCAGGGATATTTCATTTCCCCCACAATTTTCGCTGATTGTTCGGAAAATATGACTATCGTGAAGgaggaaatttttggaCCAGTTGTTGCAATTTCGAAATTTAAAACGGAGGATGAGGCAATTGAGAAAGCCAACAATACCACCTACGGATTGGCCGCCATGTGTTTTACAAAGGATTTAGAACGAGCACATCGTGTTAGCGATGAACTTGAAGCAGGCATGGTGTTTATCAATTCAACTGAAAACAGTGATATACAAGCCCCTTTTGGAGGAATAAAGATGAGTGGAATAGGTAATGAATTGGGCTCCAACGGTATTGAGATGTATACACAAATTAAAGCTGTtcatattaattttaataacaaaCTTTGA
- the cat1 gene encoding plasma membrane arginine/lysine amino acid transmembrane transporter Cat1: MSHSDFNMEPEYVSFSDKDTKSILNESKSSLKDVKPSLEEKSYITPGLVDDVEPKGKNFVVRFFDDFKPAKATGEDGTALKRSLKSRHMQMISIGGAIGTGLYVGSGSSLADGGPASVIINYSLIGIMMFFIVYALGEMAVAYPVAGGFNTYATRFIDPAWGFAVSWNYFINYFVTFPLELTTCAITFRYWTDINSAAWISIFLVVIIIVNLFGVRAYGEVEFILSTVKVVATFGFIILAIIINCGGVPTDHRGYIGGSIIKHKPFRHGFKGFCSVFTTAAFSFSGTEVIGLAAAEVDNPQKALPHAVKQVFWRIAIFYVVSLILIGLLISPDDPNLMGNGSTSVSPFVLAIKEANIKGLPSVFNAVIIISVVSVTNSSTYTAGRTLHGMANLKQAPSFFKYTDRLGRPLLAMIVVLLFGFFAYINEADKNGNDVSDTVFNWLLALSGLSNFFTWGSICLCHIIFRLAFKKQGHSLKELGFVSPMGIWGSCIGLFFNILCLMAQFYVSLFPIGGKPNANDFFQGYLAAPVTLAFFIGYKIYDRSHIPSLDKLDITTGLKTYENLDEEEDEPTTASKRIFKKISSVFC; this comes from the coding sequence ATGTCCCATAGCGATTTTAATATGGAACCAGAATATGTCTCTTTTAGCGACAAGGACACTAAATCTATCCTAAATGAAAGCAAATCTTCTTTGAAGGATGTCAAACCTTCTTTGGAGGAAAAGAGTTACATTACCCCGGGATTAGTTGACGATGTGGAGCCTAAGGGTAAAAACTTCGTAGTACGCTTTTTTGATGACTTTAAGCCTGCAAAGGCAACGGGAGAAGATGGCACGGCGCTTAAGCGTAGTCTGAAAAGCCGGCATATGCAAATGATATCTATTGGAGGTGCAATTGGTACAGGTCTATATGTCGGTTCAGGTAGTTCGCTTGCAGATGGCGGACCCGCTTCAGTGATCATTAATTACAGCTTAATTGGAATTATGATGTTCTTTATTGTTTATGCGCTTGGTGAAATGGCTGTTGCTTATCCGGTCGCTGGTGGATTCAATACCTATGCTACCCGTTTCATTGATCCAGCTTGGGGATTTGCGGTAAGTTGGAACTACTTCATCAACTATTTCGTTACTTTTCCACTTGAATTAACAACTTGCGCTATCACATTTCGGTACTGGACGGATATTAATAGCGCAGCTTGGATCTCTATTTTTCTGGTTGTCATTATTATAGTCAATCTTTTTGGCGTTCGCGCATATGGAGAAGTGGAGTTTATTTTAAGTACTGTTAAAGTGGTCGCTACCTTTGGATTCATCATTTTGGCCATCATCATCAATTGCGGTGGTGTTCCAACTGATCACCGGGGTTACATTGGCGGAAGTATTATAAAACATAAGCCGTTTCGACATGGGTTCAAAGGATTTTGTTCTGTCTTTACTACTGCGGCTTTCTCCTTTTCTGGTACTGAAGTCATTGGTTTAGCGGCGGCTGAAGTTGACAATCCTCAGAAAGCGCTTCCTCATGCCGTTAAGCAAGTTTTTTGGCGTATTGCTATATTTTATGTTGTCTCCTTGATATTGATCGGTTTGCTTATTAGCCCCGATGATCCTAATTTGATGGGAAATGGCTCTACCAGTGTGTCACCTTTCGTACTTGCTATTAAAGAAGCAAACATCAAAGGCCTACCTTCCGTTTTTAACGctgttattattatttccGTCGTTTCTGTGACAAATTCCAGCACATATACAGCCGGTCGTACCCTCCATGGTATGGCGAATTTAAAGCAGGCACCCTCCTTCTTTAAATATACCGATCGTCTTGGTCGTCCTTTACTTGCCATGATCGTTGTTCTGTTATTTGGATTCTTTGCTTATATCAACGAAGCTGATAAAAATGGTAACGATGTTAGTGATACGGTATTCAATTGGTTGCTTGCTCTATCTGGTCTGTCAAACTTTTTTACCTGGGGAAGTATATGTCTTTGTCATATCATATTTCGCTTGGCGTTTAAGAAACAAGGACATTCCCTAAAAGAATTGGGATTTGTATCTCCTATGGGTATTTGGGGATCTTGCATTGGattatttttcaatattttatgCCTTATGGCACAATTTTATGTCTCCTTATTTCCAATCGGTGGAAAACCAAAtgcaaatgattttttccAGGGGTATTTGGCGGCACCCGTTACACTCGCTTTTTTTATCggttataaaatatatgaTAGATCGCACATCCCTTCTTTGGATAAACTAGACATTACTACTGGTCTTAAAACATATGAGAATCtcgatgaagaagaagatgagCCCACCACTGCTTCTAAGAGGATTTTCAAGAAAATCAGTTCGGTTTTCTGTTAA